TACGGGACATTGATAAACTGTTACTAATGTTGTATTGATAAATGAGAGTCCATCTTCACTgagcttgggctaatgaggaaacgTTGGCCTGAGCAGCAGTGGGAGGTGGTGACTGTCTGAAAATACCAACCAACCCCTTTAAGCCTATCACAGCATCCATTGATGGTATGTATTGATATGGCTAGAAGGAGAATGGTAACATAATTTTTACATATCTATACTACTAATCTGCAAATTTGTGTTCAgtatatgaattaaatattccATGTTCTTTGAGTTAGAATTTTTAAACTCTTAGCACCTGAGACAAGGCAAAGACCGTTCATAATGTACAAAGTGTAATAAGCACAGTTGTGCTTATTGTGTGTCAGATGTCATTATTGTGTTCACCTATTCTTGCTAAACATTATTCTTATAATCGTTGACACCTGCTGTTGCTCCCTTGTTTTACCATAATAACAAAAATTATAATCACAATTCTTTTGCAGGTGTTCTACTCGTCTTGACactggcagaaaaaaaaatatttactgttaAGGAGCACTCTCCTACAACAACTTCTTATCGTTTTTTGGGAGAAACAGTGAATGATCCAGCAACGGTGATGCCAAGTCATAGTTTTAGTCTTGTTCGGAAGTCTACAAAATCTGTGACGTGGCCTTCGCTTAGATCTCCAGAGGGAACATCTTTGGAATCAGCAAGTCATCGTGATGTTGTTGATTATAATGACAGGCTGGCAACCCCCCTTTTCAATAATCAGGGTGTTATAAATTCAGGAAACATATACACCAAGAGGACAAAATTTCAGAATGTCCCAAGTGACATCAGAGAGTCCACGCAGCCTTACCTCAAAACAGAACGCCAGTCTGACTTTCCTATGAGAACTGCATCCTCTGTTCATCACATTAGCACTACTCTTGCATTTCCTAAAGACTCTTTTCTTAGTGGTGGAACAACGCAAGATTATTCCCAGGAAGAACATATAAATGATACGCCCAGTCCTACAACTGGTATATTAAAGAACACTGAATCTATGCCTTTTAAACCTAATCATGTTAAATTATGGGACGTCTGGAGTCGAAACAGCTCCCTAGTCTCAATTAGACAAGGGAAGAATGGAACTTCCTCTGCAGTTTTGAGAGTGGTAGCATCAACCACCTCGCTGCAGACGTCCATTGATGGCAAGAGCCCTACACTTGTGCCAGAGATATCCATGGATATAATTACCAAGTCACATATTATACCAACCAGTGTTACCATATTGGACATGTATCCATCAACTTATTCCACTGCCAAAGGTTCCATGTCTGTCTCCACAGGTGGGTCTACTGCGACTGGGAATTTTTTAAATAGGCTGGTGCCTGCAGGAACATGGAAACCTGGTGTGCCTGGAAACATCTCCCATGTAACAGAAGAGGACAGTCAACCACAACACAGAGAGACAATATGTCTTAGCAAAGTGGATATTGCATGGATTTTTTTGGCCATTAGTGTGCCCATATCTTCTTGTTGTGAGTATCATTTAATTTGATTTTGTCTAGATGAACTGCTTGTATTTATAGAAAGGATTATCCTTTTTTGTGAATAGAATCTGAAACACCAAGAGTAATTTTCATAATGAATTattttatagtatattatatggTGTGTTAGTTACTGTCATTTTCTATAGATCATTGGCTTTTAATAACTGGCCCGGGAGTTAAAATTGAAACCTCTGCTACTTCAGTGGATACATAATAGCTGGAGCACACACATTATTTGTTCAGGCTCCAGGTAACTAACCACAATAAACCTGTTACTGTGGCAGAACTGCCTTCCTGCGTACAATGGAGGCCCTTGTAACACTTGAAATTGTCTAAGAATGTCAGAATTGATTTTGTTATATATTCTATAACAGCTGAAGAATGGTCCATTGAAGTAATTATAAGACTAAAGAATAGGTTGCCAGGCTAATGACATGTACGTAATTTAGATCCTCAACAAAATCAGTGGTATATATCACAGCTAATTGTAACTTATCCCCTTATTATTAATAGAGACATGTTTTTTTCTTCCCGAATCCTATTTTGCAGTCCTACGTACTCCTTATTCTAGTAACATGGGTGGAATAGAGCCACTGTTTCAGTTGTAGGCTTTCTGAAGTTgtggtatattctgtttttgtatGACAGACTGTAAGCactcaagggcagagtatagagtACTATGATGCTTTGCATTCACTTATCTGCAAATTACATTATGAAAGTCACTGACTTGGAAGCATGCTGGGTTACAGGTAATTGTAATGATTGGGCCATGCAAGCAACTACAATAATACTTCTACATCTGTTTTCTCATTTGCCCTAAAAAGGGGTAGATTCAACATAACAAGCACAGTTTTGCAAACGTACATCTTTTAGGATCTGAAAATCTAAAGCatagtttgaagaaaaaaaaaatagtataaaaaaaaaaaaaatgattgtccCTTGAAAGGTACAGTAGATAATCAGTTATCCACCTTTAAATAGTAGACATGGAAACTGGAGTTTAGTTTTGTTAGATAATCAATTCCTCTTAAACTTGTTCATTATAAGGACCTGTGTGCCTTTAGTGATTGATCACCCTCTTTTACAGACTGATTGCCCATTTTATTCTTCACATTATTCATTCAAACTGGTCAAACCTTTGATCAGCATATAATGAAGTACAAAAGGATAACAACTTGCTGGATAACCGACAATCGCGATCTACTGTACTACTAACAGTTACCAATGGTACTTTCAGCCCATTTTCaagagatactatagtgccaagaatacaaagctgtaagCACTCCCCCTGCCATAGTGCCGCCCCTTTAAGCAACACAGTCGTGTTATTCTATTGTTGAACTAATAAAATCATCTGAACTTACCCATCGGTCTATTATTTTATTCTTAATGTatcttattaaaataaatatgtcaacttggttcATTCAACTTTCCATTTAAACCGGGTATTAAAGCATATAGCCTTTAAGTAAGACTAATTATATTGCTCTGTCAATTTACTATGCTTGGTATGTAACAAAAATTGAGTACAAAGGGTTTGGTACCAGTATCAATCTATATTCTTGTATATGCTACTTCTTTGATTTCCATTGATGGATTGGTAGCGTATATCTCTATTTTATAGATTTTGTAGAGTCAGGTAGTACTTAGTAAAGAGACTTTAAATATTAACTAGCATAATCCAGAACATCTGAATTTCTTCACAGGGTTTAACAGGTTTTAGTTTATTGTACAATTGGCAGTTCCTTAAATTCTGAATTAGTAGGAAATGTCAGTGCTGGGTTGGGTGCCACTACCACAAAGATCTATTGAACAAGAATTTTACATATATCTATACTACATCTgaatgttgttttaaaaaaaaattatttatttttggagtgctCAAATAGACAAACAAGCTTGTCACACCGAACAGCGGATGGCAGGCGATTGAGTATACAAAGCTTTAAAGTTGTAGGCAAGAGAAAACTGGTACATTAGATAGACAATGCATGCTGATCAAAGTAACTATCATAAATCGCTTTAGAACAGGTTAGGTAAACTGATGCTGTGGGTAGTCAAGATAGTAGAATAACATGCTGTCTCTGACGAAGTCGACTTGTCTGGAGTGATTTTCAGTGCACGGTAGAAATACATGCATTAAAGAGACATTTCAGCAGATATATATATGCTAAACGAGATAAAGTTGTACATGAGATGTCACGTGTTCTGcactgttttataaaataaaatacaaaatacggGTAATAAAACATGAACATTAGCTAATTAGGAAGACATATAATAAGAGATGGTGTGCTTAACTAATTAAACTGCCTGCACATAAGTGGAGGCAACAGTGGATAACCACCAGGTACATTAGGGTTAAAACTCAGGATGCTAACCAGAGGTGTATTCTAAATGGAGTAGCATAAGGTAGGCCTATTGTGACACTGCTGCAGATAGGAGCAAGATAGGTATGGGGATAAGAGGCATCATAGTCAAGCTATCAGTAGCCCAAGTCTTTTGTCATACCAGACATCTCCCTTAGGTCTGGATCACTCAACCTATTCCTGTAATAGTCAGGCTGAGTCCGGGAAGGTATACAGGCTGATTGGTGCCGCATGGTGCCGCATGGTGCCGCAACATGCTGTGTCATATCTGCCCCACGTGTTTGCAGGAACCATGTCCCAGTGTCTACCGACTGTTCCCTTCTTCAGAGGAAGACAGCCGCGGGTTTCGGGCTAGGCTGTGCTGTCCGATGCATGAACTGCGGGTGGGCTCATGGGCCCTCTTGATTCCCCACCTAGGAAGGGGACGCCGAACTGGACCTCTGGCTGGAGGTTGCGTCTCAGGCACGGGAAGTGCAGGTGGCTGTCGCCTATTCTCCCAGGATTTTCAGCATATGGTGTCGAACCTGTGTAGGAATCCTGCTACCCAGTTATCATGGGTCTTCTGCTCTGCACGCTTGTTCCGGTCGACCATTTTGAATAGGCCCCGAGTCGGTCTCCATCCGAGAAGTCACCCTGAAGCGATTGAGAGGTAAGTGCCTGTTTGGTGGGGGACGGGATTTTCCCtgccggcccaaagggggggaaGTGTGGGGCTCTGAGTGTCCACACAagatagcttgacaaagaccttttggggtcgcAACGTTGCTGTtatggttcctaataaagtacctgtcttgaaccaaggagtgcctggacctctattactttatcCACACAAGATAGGGACCATGCAGCCCCGGTCTGGGAGATCGCCCGGAATCCACCAGGCCTCAACAAGCCAAGGGCCACAGCTCTGCCGGTCAGCTGAGCTATCGGTGCCAGAAATCTCTCCAAAGTTGTCCCAGCTGAACCACACTAGGGCACCAGCTGGAGGAAATACAATAGCAGAGTTATTTTCGCcccaaaatcactgtttagtcgaTTTGAGGTAGGAGCACATGCAACCTGCAATCATTCAGTATGGCGACCAAGCcctgccccccatcccctgtagttttaaccctgcaactgcaaACATTGCTGTTCTACAGCTTGGACAGTGTTTGCAGTTGCAggatttaaatgcctctagtggcggtaCCACAGAAATAGCCAAGTAAAACTCAGCTATTCCAATCAGATCATCTCATGGTGCACTAGACTCTCaatgctgagatcatcaaggttgGTGGGAGAAGCTATGGAGAGAGCACCACGGCATAGGAGAATGGGTAGATTAAATAACTTTTTCATGCACTTGGTGAAAGGGGGACCAGTAAAGTGAATGGCTacatttgttttcctaacactgtagtgttcctttaaagacaacATTCAGAACCAATATAGTGCGATAGCTGGAGTAAGTTGTTGGACATCTAGAAGGACTTGCCCCAGTTTACGAATAGTTTTACAGTAGTGTAGCAGAATAGAAACGTGACATTGAAATAATGTATTATTGTATATCTAGTTTTATTCTTTGAGCTATTTTAATGTGGTGTGATCTCGGTATATGGTAGAGTTACCTCTTAAAGGTCAGCAGCATGACAGAAATGATGCAGGTTATTTTTAAAGACCATTTGTGATGCACAGTTCGAAAAATTAGAGCAATCCTTAGGACATTCCTATTGGTTCCCATGCCAACAGCTCAACTTTAAAACCGCTCCCTAACAATCACCCTTTATATATAATCCCCTGTGTGTGCAGCAGAGGTGTTACTGAGTGCCAGATGATTACAAACTTGCATTTTGGGAACAAATCTGCAGTTTAcggagtttattttttttcaaaataggtTGTGTATTGCTCTAACAGTCAGTTGGTTGTAAATGTAAAAGGGGGTACAAAAACTATCCTCTTGATTAATTTGTGTGCAAGAAAACTAACATAAGCAATAAAATTACTTGCGTTTTATTTCCCAAAAGATTTGTGAGATTTTCCTTCATATTGCCTTCAAACTTTCCGTGCAATTAGATTAGATTAGACTATACCTCTTCAAAGCAATACTGCCAATCCACAAGTTCATTTTCCTGCATTAGATTTCGGGAGCAAGATTGTTTTATTGTACCTTGTAAATTAATCTCGCTGAAATATTACTGAGTATCCTAAATACCACCGACCATCCTAGTTACAGCATAGCAGTCAGAATGCTTAGTGGTTTCTAGGACGCTAAATAATATTTCAGATGAACAATACGGCTTTtgcaaatacattaaaacaatatTACTAATTTCACAATAACAAAATCTTACTGAGGCAAATTACATTGCATATACAAGTCTTGCATGTGactatgtccctttaaaaattgcaattatattaagacaaagaacttctactCCATTCACACCATAAcagttaaagcagctctgtcccaCCTTTGCCCCCAACCCTCCCCCTGACCCCACCAATAAAAttcataactatatattctttataaaatGCTAACAAAGACTGTTTTCAACCCAgtcataagacaaagtatggcctagtttgtcttgtgtattttgcATACTCTTGACAATGCTTGACAAAATGACAGAGCATTGATGTTGGCTCCTGGCAGTTGATGCGCAAGGAACTAAAGATGTATGCACCAGGTAAAGATGACCCTGTCCATTAGGGACAAGATCACCTCCTGGTCACCGCACCACAAACGGAGCAGTCACCATCAAGGGTCTTAGCACACTGTTTAGACATAGATTAGATAGACACTGTTAAATGTAATTTTCACTTAATATCTCTAATTATAGCctcactttaatattttttggataagcttttaaaattatttaatatttttaaataacgtttaaaaatatttttttcaaaatactaaaatatattaaaaaaatcatacatatattaaaaaatattctatatcctaaaagatcaaaataattatttcaaaatattaaataatttttaacatTTATCTAAAATATTCAATAATTTGACCTGGTTCTGAAATGTGTTCTACCATATTCCAGGAATAATCTACCCATGCATTTTAATATTACCACTTTGAAATTCTAATTAACGTATGTTGTGTAATCAGTATTGTAACCTAGCAACTAGGGTTGCTGATTGTACACCATTCTGGAGATCTATTCTGCTTGTCTTTTACTTGTGCTTGAGGGAGGTTCCAGTGCTTCCAGTGATCTAAGGGCACGGGGAGATCAGCTCATTTCATGGCACAGATTTACTTTCCTTTAATTCTCTCTATAAAACTAAATGATAGAGCTGGGATCTATAGTCTCATTGTTCGCCGCATCAGAAAGCCAACAACGATGAGAAGGGAAATGGCACAGATCTCACTGGTGGGTTCTGCTAAGCTATGAGAATGAAAAGCACCGATGCTGAGATACTATGATGGCTgcactatatatacataatatacggTACTCTAACCTCTCAGAGGTGTCAATGAATAGTGATTATTCTACACTAAGAAATGCAGAGAGAGATGGCTAGCCTTGCCATAGACAATGTATTCTATGTCGCTGAACCGTGTCTGAATCATAGTCTATGTAATTCATACATATATGCAGTGTATCCATCACTGCCCTATAGTGCTGCTGAGGCGTAGCATTTTGAATGTTATATGAAATGAGCTCTGAATGCATTGTTGAATAGTATTGAGCACTCGCTCTcactaaatgaaaaaaatgtaaatttattaACACAATATCACTGTATAAGCTGAGCTGCCCATGTGGCAATGGGTTACACTTCTGGCAGATTCAACCCTTATTTCAAAATGCATGGGTACCATCAGGACGTACAGTCAGGGCTACCATCAGGGTGGTACAGGGAAGCACTAAGGTACTAAAGGGACTGGGATGAATACAGGATCTTGCTTGGAGTACACCAACGCTGTACAGTCTGGTTTGGAAGATATAAATATCTCCACTAAGTGGACCGTATGGTGAATCTGCAGTGGAGTGGGTCTTTTATCTCATTATACATTGCTCGACTCCACTTAACCCCAGAGAAGCCCCCCTTATGTGGCAAAGAAATTATGCAACGAGAATTGATATGATTTATTTACAAAAGGAGAAAGTGTGCTCAATTTTAAGCACTTAAAGTGTTGAAAAATATGTAATAGCAGCTCAAAATGGTGATACCGTCTTCCCCACACACCAACAATACTATACAAGtgatatatgtaataaactcatTTGCAATAGTGGAGTGAAAATCAAACAAATTGCTTACCCTTATTATAGGGTACAGCCAGAGTAGACAACAAATatgttaaagaaaaacacaaacacaaataaagtgcagattgtaattgttttatttgtgCATACAGATGATAACTAGATCCACTCACATGAACCGGAGCCTAAATGTATTGGTTCCGAAATTAGAGCCTCTCTGCTATTAGGGCAGCAACATAACCCTCCTCTGGTGAAGATGTATCTCCAATAGAACACAAGAAAAGGAGAAAccaatagtatagtatagtataatgtAGTATTTAAAAGCAGATCTTTCAATTAGAAAACCATGTATTGGGCTCACCTTGGTCAGAGCTGTAAAGTCCTGGCTCTAAAGGGGAAAATGACTTGAAGTCAATCTGTTGTTAAATAtttttgtgttagtgtgtatgtgtgcaacactGTGTATGTGTGGTAGTGTGAATATGAATGCACGTGTTTGTGTGTAGGCAAAGAAGAgtaaaatatgtttgtttttatgtgtgtgtatttggctgtgtatatctgtttctggctgtgtgtatctgtgtgtttatctgGGATTGCATATCTGAGTATATGGGTATCTGTGTTTACGTACGTGCCTTTGTTTACGTATCTGTGTCTTGGAGTATTTTTCATGCCAGGCTTAGCTAATTGTTTTGTAAGGGATTTCATGGGTTCTGGTGGCAGCCTTGTGTAAATTCATAACAGAACACGGACTTGCATCAGTTATGTGGAACATTAGTCCAGGGTTCAACAAATCCCAGGTCTCCATGGCAACTAAGAATTTTGCCCTGGCGTCTGAGATTTGTCAGCCCTTTCCCTCCTCCTCCTGTTTCTCAATCTCTGCGCGCCGGAAGTGAACTGCAACTACTTCTTTCTGGCGCTCAGGTTGCGCAGGGAAATGACAAACTTGCAGGCCATCATGTGTCTTTGCTCAGCACCTGCACGGCCATTCCACAGAGCCGCCCATTCCCCAGAGCCGCCGCACGCACATTCTGCCAAGCCGCCTGCCCGCTCATTCCCCTGTGCTGGTTCAGCGCCACTGTAAAAAGCCACCCTCCTGCGCCCACAAGGtagaaaacaggagggtggctaaaagatgtatttttaaaaaaaaattctgtgtgtGCGCATATCTGTCGTGTGTATGGTtgtatgtgtatttttctgtGGGTATCTATAAatctttgtgtgtttgtatctatttGAGTGTatcaaataataatgaaaaaatcatACTTTGTGAGTGTGAgaaagaatgtgtgtctgtcagtgattgtgtcagtGTCTCtgccagtatgtgtcagtgtgtgtctgtctctgtctgtctgtggagacgctgaatgaagGTGCTGCACATTGCAGCCCTAACATAGGAAACACTTTAGTGActgtttgagtgactgccactagaggagttactaggcggtaatgtaaacactgcccttttccCAGAGGCTTCACAATAGGGGTTAACCCTTAGAATATACTTCAATACATAAAAAGTATCTATATAACCAAAGCAGCCCAAAGGCCACTAAGGTCAGGATCTATAGGAGGGTGACAGATATATTTGATGGGCAAGTGCcacaaaaataatcaaataaaaacaattttaatTTCACATGGACCAGAAAAGAAACTGTGCTTGCAAACATATAAAATTTAAACAAATAGTATAATACACTCCTATGTGAGAGAATATAACTTGTATCCAACGGACTCCCAACAGGGATATTATAAGAAGTGTGTATCAAGAATTACATATAGAGTCCAGAATATAACAATGCACGAAAGAGAAAGGATAAATACATAAAGAAGTATCTCATAAGTGGTGTAAGTTCAACACAAGGAAAATGCAGGAACAATTTACAGAAAGGTATAGAGGAAGAACTCTAGCTGTCCCTGGCTTCCTCCAATTCCTCACACATCAAGACTACAGTATATTCAGTAGTCCTGGGTACTACAGAGTGAAAGAAAATGACAGGGATCAAACGGATAGACACCAGCTATTACCATACCCATGATTATTTCTGTGGCCTGCCAAAGATACCAGTCACCTTCCTATGGATCCTGATCTTAGTGATCCTTGGGCTGCTTTGGCTATATATGTTCTTTTTCTTTATTGAAGTAATTTCcttttatataattaaaaataagagtAGGACCTAACCTTGCATTATAGACCTCAACTTTTGACATCTAAGATATGTTTAACTAATTTTGTTAGTTCTATAGCTGTTGAGTTTGTTGTCATCTAACATCAGAATGATCAGTTTTCCATGGAAAACCTTAAAAGAACTTTAcaggctttatttatttaaagtgatTTGATAATGGACTTGTCCTATTTTACCAGAATATTGAATAGAAGAATGATTTTCTAACCCTGTTTTGGCCTGAATTTCTCAATGTTCAGTGAATACATGCCTACAAGATGAAGAAACAAACCAAATAACGGTTTGCTTCACTTATCAATGTACGTACAGGACGGGTCACTACCCTTTCAATAACTCACTTTCCCAGGACAGGGACTTTTTAAGGTAAAGTAGCCAAGCTGTCATATAACAAAGTCCAAATCACCTATATACATTGTAAATAAACTTGTAAAAGGGCAGTCCACATTAAAATCCATTATGTTTTGAAGTATAAAAAGATGGACATGCTTGTTAAAAAGAATCAAACTGTGCATATTGATATAAGAAGTATAAATAACTGTCTTTGTCCGGATAGCAATGGACATAGACATGCAAAGGTTATGAGTTTGCTGCCACCTGCAGGACAATATATTTATTACTGCTTAAAGCATCTATTGCAAGCATTGGGAGATTATTTATAAAACTTTATATAACATGATAATAATATAGCCATGTGTTTACACTGATTCATCTCTCAT
The nucleotide sequence above comes from Pelobates fuscus isolate aPelFus1 chromosome 4, aPelFus1.pri, whole genome shotgun sequence. Encoded proteins:
- the TMEM108 gene encoding transmembrane protein 108, producing MKRRSQSLCCHLFSVLLVLTLAEKKIFTVKEHSPTTTSYRFLGETVNDPATVMPSHSFSLVRKSTKSVTWPSLRSPEGTSLESASHRDVVDYNDRLATPLFNNQGVINSGNIYTKRTKFQNVPSDIRESTQPYLKTERQSDFPMRTASSVHHISTTLAFPKDSFLSGGTTQDYSQEEHINDTPSPTTGILKNTESMPFKPNHVKLWDVWSRNSSLVSIRQGKNGTSSAVLRVVASTTSLQTSIDGKSPTLVPEISMDIITKSHIIPTSVTILDMYPSTYSTAKGSMSVSTGGSTATGNFLNRLVPAGTWKPGVPGNISHVTEEDSQPQHRETICLSKVDIAWIFLAISVPISSCSVLLTVCCMRRKKKASNPENNLSYWNNAITMDYFNKHAVELPRDIQSLETSEDHLSEPRSPANGDYRSSGMVLVNPFCQETLFSGHDQVSEI